A genomic segment from Propioniciclava sp. MC1595 encodes:
- a CDS encoding MIP/aquaporin family protein, producing the protein MSLGTVFLSEVVGTAMLLLLGGGVVANNILPKNKGAGTGFLHVNFGWGLAVFAGVLVAYKSGGHLNPAVTLGLVAAGNEEFVPGIAVNAMSIATYISAQMLGAFIGAVLCWLAYKKQFDDDAPAGAKLGVFSTGPEIRNPLWNLVTEAIGTFVLVLVVLASGNWGDSATNTPAGLGWLGALGVALLVVGIGASLGGPTGYAINPARDLGPRIAHAVLPIPNKGSSDWGYSWVPVVGPIIGGVLAGLMSGVLLPA; encoded by the coding sequence GTGTCTCTAGGAACCGTCTTCCTCTCGGAGGTCGTCGGCACGGCGATGCTGCTGTTGCTCGGCGGTGGCGTCGTCGCCAACAACATCCTGCCCAAGAACAAGGGCGCAGGCACCGGCTTCCTGCACGTCAACTTCGGTTGGGGCCTCGCGGTCTTCGCCGGTGTCCTGGTGGCGTACAAGTCCGGTGGCCACCTGAACCCCGCTGTCACGTTGGGCCTCGTCGCCGCGGGCAACGAGGAGTTCGTGCCCGGCATCGCCGTGAACGCGATGTCGATCGCCACCTACATCAGCGCCCAGATGCTCGGCGCCTTCATCGGTGCCGTGCTCTGCTGGCTGGCCTACAAGAAGCAGTTCGACGATGACGCCCCCGCGGGCGCCAAGCTCGGCGTCTTCTCGACCGGCCCCGAGATCCGCAACCCGCTGTGGAACCTCGTCACCGAGGCCATCGGCACCTTCGTGCTGGTGCTGGTCGTCCTCGCGTCCGGCAACTGGGGCGACTCGGCCACCAACACCCCGGCCGGCCTCGGCTGGCTCGGCGCCCTCGGCGTCGCCCTGCTGGTCGTCGGCATCGGCGCCTCGCTCGGTGGCCCCACCGGCTACGCCATCAACCCGGCTCGTGACCTCGGCCCGCGCATTGCGCACGCCGTGCTCCCGATCCCGAACAAGGGCAGCTCCGACTGGGGCTACAGCTGGGTCCCGGTTGTGGGCCCCATCATCGGCGGCGTGCTCGCCGGCCTCATGAGCGGCGTGCTGCTCCCCGCCTGA
- a CDS encoding GNAT family N-acetyltransferase has translation MTDAPRTPDSCRLALPAEAERIAAIQRRSWQQLFPTDVAEHVLASVDLASMTESWAHAIAKPPLAKFRVLVAIEDGRVVGFAAIGPSDDDDAHPGQDAMVGEFIVDPPAQRQGHGSRLLNAVADTLRADGFTRATWWVRSTDDPLRRFLDSAGWAPDGSHRTVGTEDEAASVKMIRLHTALG, from the coding sequence GTGACCGACGCTCCCCGTACGCCCGACTCCTGCCGCCTCGCCCTCCCGGCCGAGGCCGAGCGGATCGCCGCGATCCAGCGCCGCAGCTGGCAGCAACTGTTCCCCACCGACGTGGCCGAGCACGTGCTCGCGTCGGTCGACCTCGCGAGCATGACCGAGTCGTGGGCGCACGCGATCGCCAAGCCGCCGCTGGCGAAGTTCCGGGTGCTGGTGGCGATCGAGGACGGGCGCGTGGTCGGGTTCGCGGCCATCGGCCCCTCCGACGACGACGACGCCCACCCCGGCCAGGACGCGATGGTCGGCGAGTTCATCGTCGACCCGCCCGCCCAGCGCCAGGGCCACGGGTCACGGCTGCTGAACGCCGTCGCCGACACCCTGCGTGCCGACGGCTTCACCCGCGCCACGTGGTGGGTGCGCTCGACCGACGACCCCCTGCGCCGCTTCCTCGACTCGGCCGGCTGGGCCCCCGACGGCAGCCACCGCACCGTCGGCACCGAGGACGAGGCGGCGTCGGTCAAGATGATCCGCCTGCACACCGCGCTGGGCTGA
- a CDS encoding pyridoxamine 5'-phosphate oxidase family protein: MGAFHPEPIQPLGPEECWALLEGVPVGRLVVVMAGEPDVFPVNFAVDDRGLVVRTDIGTKFSGRRFTLNDAARAAQAGG; the protein is encoded by the coding sequence GTGGGCGCGTTCCACCCCGAACCGATCCAGCCGCTCGGTCCGGAGGAGTGCTGGGCCCTGCTGGAGGGCGTCCCCGTGGGTCGCCTGGTGGTGGTCATGGCCGGCGAACCCGACGTCTTCCCGGTCAACTTCGCCGTCGACGACCGCGGGCTCGTCGTGCGCACCGACATCGGCACGAAGTTCTCGGGGCGGCGCTTCACCCTCAACGACGCGGCCCGGGCGGCGCAGGCCGGCGGTTAG
- a CDS encoding pyridoxamine 5'-phosphate oxidase family protein: protein MTTPHDTVQELDEVQAWEFLTAHRIGRLAIVIGGEPDIFPVNYVVDGQSLVFRTAEGSKLLAASLGGRMAFQVDEWTHEGAVSVLAHGTPHVMEGEERESATSLELDPWVPTHKEHWVRLEVDEVTGRRFRFGPKPEPFHPVG from the coding sequence ATGACGACGCCGCACGACACGGTCCAGGAACTCGACGAGGTGCAGGCCTGGGAGTTCCTCACCGCCCACCGGATCGGGCGCCTGGCCATCGTGATCGGCGGCGAGCCCGACATCTTCCCCGTCAACTACGTGGTCGACGGGCAGTCCCTGGTGTTCCGCACCGCTGAGGGCAGCAAGCTGCTCGCGGCCTCCCTGGGCGGACGCATGGCATTCCAGGTCGACGAGTGGACGCACGAGGGCGCGGTCAGCGTGCTGGCCCACGGCACCCCCCACGTCATGGAGGGCGAGGAGCGCGAGTCCGCCACCTCCCTCGAGCTCGACCCGTGGGTGCCGACCCACAAGGAGCACTGGGTGCGCCTCGAGGTCGACGAGGTCACCGGACGCCGCTTCCGCTTCGGCCCCAAGCCTGAACCCTTCCACCCGGTCGGCTGA
- a CDS encoding RsmD family RNA methyltransferase, whose product MGRIIAGRARGHRVAAPSHARTRPTSDLVRESAFNLIADWAGTVGEAADHMLDRFSFLDLYGGTGGVGLEAASRGAGPVVCVEKDRSTAALARENATATGLDVQVVASSVDAYLAGAPQVFDVVWFDPPYDLPTAVVDAQVAAVVDRWLAPDGLVVVERATRDTPPSWPDSLTDQRARRYGETTLYLASKEDDR is encoded by the coding sequence ATGGGTCGGATCATTGCCGGACGTGCCAGGGGCCACCGCGTGGCCGCCCCGTCCCACGCGCGGACGCGCCCGACCAGCGATCTCGTGCGGGAATCGGCGTTCAACCTGATCGCGGACTGGGCCGGCACGGTGGGGGAGGCCGCAGACCACATGCTGGACAGGTTCTCGTTCCTCGACCTCTACGGCGGCACCGGCGGGGTGGGGCTGGAGGCGGCGTCCCGCGGGGCGGGTCCGGTCGTGTGCGTCGAGAAGGACCGGTCCACGGCGGCGCTGGCGCGCGAGAACGCCACCGCCACGGGGCTGGACGTCCAGGTGGTCGCATCCTCGGTCGACGCCTACCTCGCCGGGGCGCCGCAGGTCTTCGACGTGGTGTGGTTCGACCCGCCCTACGACCTGCCCACGGCCGTGGTGGACGCCCAGGTGGCGGCCGTCGTCGACCGCTGGCTGGCCCCCGACGGGCTGGTCGTCGTCGAGCGGGCCACCCGCGACACGCCGCCCAGCTGGCCCGATTCCCTCACTGACCAGCGCGCACGGCGTTACGGTGAGACGACCCTGTACCTCGCCAGCAAGGAGGACGACCGATGA
- the glpK gene encoding glycerol kinase GlpK, translating to MTGKYVLAIDQGTTSSRAIIFDHSGQIVATGQKEHEQIFPRAGWVEHDPKEIWDNIREVVAEALAKASMNQDDIVAVGVTNQRETAMVWDKNTGEPVYNAIVWQDTRTDKIVKELGGGDDDKYKAKVGLPLATYFSGPKVKWILDNVEGAREKAEAGDLIMGNMDTWVIWNLTGGTDGGVHVTDVTNASRTMLMDLDTLAWDEGIAKDMGIPMSMLPEIKSSSEVYGEGRAHGMLSGVPIAGDLGDQQAATFGQAAFEVGMAKNTYGTGCFMLMNTGEEKVPSKNGLLTTVCYKIGDNKPIYALEGSIAVTGSLVQWLRDNLRMFDSAPEVEELANSVEDNGGAYLVPAFSGLFAPYWRSDARGALVGLTRFVNRGHIARAVLEATAYQTREVLDAMEADSGVQLAELKVDGGMTMNDTLMQFQADQLGVDVVRPVVAETTALGAAYAAGIAVGFWDGEQDVIDNWAEAKRWTPSMHEDERARLYRNWKKAVTRTFDWVDDDVT from the coding sequence ATGACTGGCAAGTACGTCCTCGCCATAGACCAAGGCACCACCAGCTCGCGTGCCATCATCTTCGACCACAGCGGCCAGATCGTGGCCACGGGCCAGAAGGAGCACGAGCAGATCTTCCCGCGCGCCGGGTGGGTCGAGCACGACCCCAAGGAGATCTGGGACAACATCCGCGAGGTCGTCGCCGAGGCGCTGGCCAAGGCGTCCATGAACCAGGACGACATCGTGGCCGTCGGCGTCACCAACCAGCGCGAGACCGCGATGGTGTGGGACAAGAACACCGGCGAGCCGGTCTACAACGCGATCGTGTGGCAGGACACCCGCACTGACAAGATCGTCAAGGAGCTCGGCGGCGGCGACGACGACAAGTACAAGGCCAAGGTCGGCCTGCCCCTGGCCACCTACTTCTCGGGCCCGAAGGTCAAGTGGATCCTCGACAACGTCGAGGGTGCGCGCGAGAAGGCCGAGGCCGGCGACCTGATCATGGGCAACATGGACACCTGGGTCATCTGGAACCTCACCGGCGGCACCGACGGCGGCGTGCACGTGACCGACGTCACCAACGCCTCCCGCACCATGCTGATGGACCTCGACACGCTCGCATGGGACGAGGGCATCGCCAAGGACATGGGCATCCCCATGTCGATGCTGCCCGAGATCAAGTCGTCGTCCGAGGTGTACGGCGAGGGCCGTGCGCATGGTATGCTCAGCGGCGTCCCGATCGCCGGTGACCTGGGCGATCAGCAGGCCGCGACGTTCGGCCAGGCTGCCTTCGAGGTCGGCATGGCCAAGAACACCTACGGCACCGGCTGCTTCATGCTGATGAACACCGGCGAGGAGAAGGTGCCCAGCAAGAACGGCCTGCTCACCACGGTGTGCTACAAGATCGGCGACAACAAGCCGATCTACGCCCTCGAGGGTTCGATCGCGGTCACCGGCTCGCTGGTGCAGTGGTTGCGCGACAACCTGAGAATGTTCGACTCGGCCCCCGAGGTCGAGGAGCTGGCCAACTCGGTCGAGGACAACGGTGGCGCCTACCTGGTGCCGGCGTTCTCCGGCCTGTTCGCGCCGTACTGGAGGTCGGACGCCCGCGGTGCGCTCGTCGGCCTCACCCGCTTCGTCAACCGTGGTCACATCGCCCGCGCCGTGCTGGAGGCCACCGCCTACCAGACGCGCGAGGTGCTGGACGCCATGGAGGCCGACTCGGGTGTGCAGCTGGCCGAGCTCAAGGTCGACGGCGGCATGACGATGAACGACACGCTCATGCAATTCCAGGCCGACCAGCTCGGCGTGGACGTCGTCCGCCCCGTCGTCGCCGAGACCACCGCGCTGGGTGCGGCGTACGCCGCCGGCATCGCGGTCGGTTTCTGGGACGGCGAGCAGGACGTCATCGACAACTGGGCCGAGGCCAAGCGCTGGACCCCTTCGATGCACGAAGACGAGCGTGCGCGCCTCTACCGCAACTGGAAGAAAGCCGTGACCCGGACCTTCGACTGGGTCGACGACGACGTCACCTGA
- a CDS encoding ATP-dependent DNA helicase RecG: MAPREWRTAAFAELNAPLSTVLGAQAKHFEALRIHTVGDLLRHLPRHYLSGTELTDLATLEEGEHVAVMARVAEIAVHEGRGGPSRGRRGPQSRLEATLTDGVGRLRATFFGGNHLVKWWAKQLDEGVRGIFVGKVGAFNGRPQMTHPAFVMLDAQGRVVGRSEEKEKIADLARSGLVGLYPATAKLKTWTIAESVRLALHTLDGVEDPWPAWVRERAGVVGLLEAYSAVHRPGSRGDIECGNDRLRFDEAFATQLTMAYRRAENARQSAGPRPRRPDGLLDAFDARLPFTLTEGQRRVSEEVFADLARTQPMQRLLQGEVGSGKTLVALRAMLAVVDAGGQAVLLAPTEVLAQQHHQTIVGLMGELGMGGGVLGAPEHATDVVCLTGSMPAAVKKSALFKIASGEAGIIVGTHALLADHLQFVDLGLVVVDEQHRFGVEQRAVLTDRAHARPHVLVLTATPIPRSVAMTVFGDLEVSTLAELPQGRADVTTTVVDARRRPAWVDRAWERVREEVAQGRQVFVVAPRIGTTAKEGEGLGVLQLAEQLRSGPLAGVRLGVLHGQLPAEEKEAVMGSFASGDLDVLVATTIVEVGVDVPNASMMVVWDADRFGISQLHQLRGRIGRGGLPGVCLLVSAAEPEAESWQRLAAVASTRDGFVLAELDLAQRREGDVLGASQSGGRSTLRLLRVLEHADIIDSARTIAVDAVERDPGAETPGFADAVTQTNLVADGDWIERA; this comes from the coding sequence ATGGCACCCCGGGAGTGGAGGACCGCCGCGTTCGCCGAGCTGAACGCGCCCCTGTCGACCGTCCTGGGCGCCCAGGCGAAGCACTTCGAGGCGCTGCGCATCCACACCGTCGGTGACCTGCTGCGCCACCTGCCCCGGCACTACCTCTCCGGCACCGAGCTCACCGACCTCGCGACGCTGGAGGAGGGCGAGCACGTGGCCGTCATGGCCCGGGTCGCCGAGATCGCCGTGCACGAGGGCCGCGGGGGTCCGTCGCGCGGGCGGCGTGGGCCCCAGTCCCGTCTCGAGGCCACCCTGACCGACGGCGTCGGACGGCTGCGGGCCACCTTCTTCGGGGGCAACCACCTGGTCAAGTGGTGGGCCAAGCAGCTGGACGAGGGCGTCCGCGGCATCTTCGTCGGCAAGGTCGGGGCCTTCAACGGCCGCCCCCAGATGACGCACCCGGCCTTCGTGATGCTGGACGCCCAGGGCCGGGTCGTCGGCCGGTCGGAGGAGAAGGAGAAGATCGCCGACCTCGCGCGGTCCGGCCTGGTCGGGCTGTACCCCGCCACGGCGAAGCTGAAGACGTGGACGATCGCCGAGTCGGTCCGGCTGGCGCTGCACACCCTCGACGGCGTCGAGGACCCGTGGCCGGCCTGGGTGCGCGAGCGGGCGGGCGTGGTCGGGCTGCTGGAGGCCTACTCCGCGGTCCACCGGCCGGGCAGCCGCGGCGACATCGAGTGCGGCAACGACCGGTTGCGCTTCGACGAGGCGTTCGCCACCCAGCTCACGATGGCTTACCGCCGCGCCGAGAACGCCCGGCAGTCGGCGGGGCCGCGCCCGCGGCGTCCGGACGGGTTGCTCGACGCGTTCGACGCCCGCCTGCCGTTCACGCTCACCGAGGGGCAGCGCCGCGTGAGCGAGGAGGTGTTCGCCGACCTGGCCCGCACCCAGCCCATGCAGCGGCTGTTGCAGGGCGAGGTCGGGTCGGGCAAGACCCTCGTCGCGCTCCGCGCCATGCTGGCCGTGGTCGACGCCGGCGGCCAGGCCGTCCTGCTCGCGCCCACCGAGGTGCTGGCCCAGCAGCACCACCAGACGATCGTGGGGCTGATGGGGGAGCTGGGGATGGGTGGCGGGGTCCTCGGCGCCCCCGAGCACGCCACCGACGTGGTCTGCCTGACCGGCTCGATGCCGGCGGCGGTGAAGAAGTCGGCGCTGTTCAAGATCGCCTCGGGCGAGGCGGGGATCATCGTCGGCACCCACGCCCTGCTGGCCGACCACCTCCAGTTCGTCGACCTGGGCCTGGTGGTCGTCGACGAGCAGCACCGCTTCGGCGTCGAGCAGCGGGCGGTCCTGACCGACCGCGCGCACGCGCGACCACACGTGCTGGTGCTGACGGCCACGCCGATCCCCCGGTCGGTGGCGATGACGGTGTTCGGCGACCTCGAGGTCTCGACGCTGGCCGAGCTGCCGCAGGGGCGCGCCGACGTGACCACCACGGTGGTCGACGCCCGGCGCCGCCCGGCCTGGGTCGACCGGGCGTGGGAGCGGGTCCGCGAGGAGGTGGCCCAGGGGCGCCAGGTGTTCGTGGTCGCCCCCCGCATCGGCACCACGGCCAAGGAGGGTGAGGGGCTCGGCGTGCTGCAGTTGGCCGAGCAGCTGCGCTCCGGGCCGCTGGCCGGGGTGCGGCTGGGCGTCCTGCACGGGCAGCTGCCGGCGGAGGAGAAGGAGGCCGTCATGGGGTCCTTCGCCAGCGGCGACCTCGACGTGCTCGTCGCCACGACGATCGTCGAGGTGGGCGTCGACGTGCCGAACGCCTCGATGATGGTGGTCTGGGACGCCGACCGCTTCGGCATCAGCCAGCTGCACCAGCTGCGCGGCCGGATCGGCCGCGGCGGGCTGCCCGGGGTGTGCCTGCTCGTGAGCGCGGCCGAGCCCGAGGCCGAGTCCTGGCAGCGGCTCGCGGCGGTCGCCTCGACCCGCGACGGCTTCGTGCTCGCCGAGCTCGACCTGGCCCAGCGGCGCGAGGGTGACGTGCTGGGCGCCAGCCAGTCGGGGGGCCGGTCCACGCTGCGCCTGCTGCGGGTGCTGGAGCACGCCGACATCATCGACAGCGCGCGCACGATCGCGGTCGACGCGGTGGAGCGGGACCCGGGGGCGGAGACGCCGGGGTTCGCCGACGCGGTGACCCAGACCAACCTCGTCGCCGACGGCGACTGGATCGAACGGGCCTAA
- the rpmB gene encoding 50S ribosomal protein L28, whose translation MAAVCDVCAKKPTFGHNVPWSKKKTNRRWSPNIQSVRAFVNGGTKRMNVCTGCLKAGKIARAKI comes from the coding sequence ATGGCCGCCGTGTGCGATGTCTGCGCCAAGAAGCCGACCTTCGGCCACAACGTGCCCTGGTCGAAGAAGAAGACCAACCGCCGCTGGAGCCCGAACATCCAGTCCGTCCGTGCGTTCGTCAACGGCGGCACCAAGCGCATGAACGTGTGCACCGGCTGCCTCAAGGCCGGCAAGATCGCGCGCGCCAAGATCTGA
- a CDS encoding ribonuclease J — translation MREALKTPPQLAPDTLRITPLGGLGDVGRNSATFEVNGEILMVDCGVLFPDETHPGVDLILPGLHLVNDRLDAMVALVLTHGHEDHIGAVPYLLRRRPDIPVLGSKLTLAFVREKLKEHRIRNTDLREVEEGSRTRIGGFDLEFIAVNHSIPDALAVHIRTPGGSVLHTGDFKMDQLPLDGRITDLRAFAKVGEEGLDLFMVDSTNAETPGFTTLEKDIQPAMERVFAHARGKLIVACFASHVHRVQQVMDEAVKYGRKVVYVGRSMVRNMSIAAQLGYLNVPGDTLIALDDIENYADHEVVIISTGSQGEPLSALSRIANHEHPIIRAGHGDTVLLASSLIPGNENSVYRVINGLTKNGVKVVHKANALVHVSGHASAGELLYCYNIVRPRNVMPVHGEVRHLVANAELAIATGVPRENTVVVEDGAVVDLRNGRVKVVGRLECGYIFVDGSTVDEIGEAELDERRILGEEGFISAIAVVSLHAGTLVEGPIITARGFVGAEGIFDDITAEVAAALRQALEEGAEDTHQLQQVMRRRIGRWVSKKFRARPMIVPVVLAT, via the coding sequence GTGCGTGAAGCCCTCAAGACACCGCCCCAGCTCGCTCCCGACACCCTCCGGATCACCCCTCTGGGCGGCCTGGGGGACGTGGGCCGCAACAGCGCGACCTTCGAGGTCAACGGCGAGATCCTGATGGTCGACTGCGGGGTGCTGTTCCCCGACGAGACCCACCCCGGTGTCGACCTGATCCTGCCCGGCCTGCACCTGGTCAACGACCGGCTCGACGCCATGGTGGCGCTCGTGCTGACCCACGGCCACGAGGACCACATCGGCGCCGTGCCCTACCTGCTCCGCCGCCGTCCCGACATCCCCGTGCTCGGCAGCAAGCTCACGCTGGCGTTCGTGCGCGAGAAGCTCAAGGAGCACCGCATCCGCAACACCGACCTGCGCGAGGTCGAGGAGGGGTCGCGCACCCGGATCGGCGGGTTCGACCTGGAGTTCATCGCGGTGAACCACTCGATCCCCGACGCGCTGGCGGTCCACATCCGCACCCCGGGCGGCAGCGTGCTTCACACCGGCGACTTCAAGATGGACCAGCTGCCCCTCGACGGGCGCATCACCGACCTGCGCGCCTTCGCCAAGGTGGGGGAGGAGGGGCTCGACCTGTTCATGGTCGACTCCACCAACGCCGAGACGCCGGGCTTCACGACGCTGGAGAAGGACATCCAGCCCGCCATGGAGCGCGTGTTCGCCCACGCCCGCGGCAAGCTGATCGTGGCCTGCTTCGCCTCCCACGTGCACCGCGTGCAGCAGGTCATGGACGAGGCCGTGAAGTACGGCCGCAAGGTGGTCTACGTGGGCCGCTCGATGGTGCGCAACATGTCGATCGCCGCCCAACTCGGCTACCTGAACGTGCCGGGCGACACCCTGATCGCGCTCGACGACATCGAGAACTACGCCGACCACGAGGTCGTGATCATCTCCACCGGCTCGCAGGGCGAGCCGCTGAGCGCCCTGAGCCGCATCGCCAACCACGAGCACCCGATCATCCGGGCCGGCCACGGCGACACGGTCCTGCTGGCCAGCTCGCTGATCCCCGGCAACGAGAACTCGGTCTACCGGGTCATCAACGGCCTGACCAAGAACGGCGTGAAGGTCGTGCACAAGGCCAACGCGCTCGTGCACGTCTCCGGCCACGCCTCGGCCGGCGAGCTCCTCTACTGCTACAACATCGTCCGGCCCCGCAACGTGATGCCGGTGCACGGCGAGGTGCGCCACCTCGTCGCCAACGCCGAGTTGGCCATCGCCACGGGCGTCCCGCGCGAGAACACCGTCGTGGTGGAGGACGGCGCCGTCGTCGACCTGCGCAACGGCCGGGTCAAGGTCGTCGGACGCCTCGAGTGCGGCTACATCTTCGTCGACGGCTCAACCGTGGACGAGATCGGCGAGGCGGAGCTGGACGAGCGCCGGATCCTGGGCGAGGAGGGGTTCATCTCCGCGATCGCGGTGGTCAGCCTGCACGCCGGCACGCTCGTCGAGGGCCCGATCATCACCGCCCGCGGCTTCGTGGGCGCGGAGGGCATCTTCGACGACATCACCGCCGAGGTGGCCGCCGCGCTGCGCCAGGCCCTCGAGGAGGGGGCCGAGGACACCCACCAGCTGCAGCAGGTGATGCGCCGGAGGATCGGCCGCTGGGTGAGCAAGAAGTTCCGGGCCCGCCCCATGATCGTGCCGGTGGTGCTGGCCACCTGA
- a CDS encoding AAA family ATPase: MAGQTPLVITLWETYGSNMEAVAEALAADLKLPLHKQAYSSEAIEQATAEREREGALGRLLRNFAPANFTYDGAVSAAATASESNYAAMAEENTAVVRQAATVGGVIQGRNGQYILRDRPNTLHVKLDGPVAGRVAFAAQASGIGEDRARKRQVIEDEFRSQLSDKTYHFDPRTNDWYDLVVNGSQLPVAAVVSIIKAAVEAKKA, encoded by the coding sequence ATGGCAGGACAGACCCCGCTCGTGATCACCCTGTGGGAGACGTACGGGTCGAACATGGAGGCGGTCGCGGAGGCCCTCGCCGCCGACCTCAAGCTCCCGCTGCACAAGCAGGCCTACTCGTCGGAGGCGATCGAGCAGGCCACCGCCGAGCGCGAGCGCGAGGGGGCGCTCGGACGCCTGCTGCGCAACTTCGCACCCGCCAACTTCACCTACGACGGCGCGGTGTCGGCCGCGGCGACCGCGTCCGAGTCGAACTACGCCGCGATGGCGGAGGAGAACACCGCCGTGGTCCGCCAGGCCGCCACGGTCGGCGGCGTGATCCAGGGCCGCAACGGGCAGTACATCCTGCGCGACCGGCCCAACACCCTGCACGTGAAGCTCGACGGCCCCGTGGCGGGTCGCGTGGCGTTCGCGGCGCAGGCCAGCGGCATCGGTGAGGACCGGGCCCGGAAGCGCCAGGTGATCGAGGACGAGTTCCGCTCGCAGCTGTCCGACAAGACCTACCACTTCGACCCGCGCACCAACGACTGGTACGACCTCGTGGTGAACGGCTCGCAGCTGCCCGTCGCGGCCGTCGTGTCCATCATCAAGGCCGCCGTGGAGGCCAAGAAGGCCTGA
- the coaD gene encoding pantetheine-phosphate adenylyltransferase: MRAICPGSFDPVTHGHLDIIERAAQMFGEVVVAVGRNSAKNYLFTPDERAAMIAEATAHLPNVRVEMLEGLLVDFCRDRDIDVIVKGLRFASDFEFELQMAQMNFALSGIETIMLPTAARWAHLSSTMIREVAKLGGDVSQFVTADVADRIRARTAPVEGGTA, translated from the coding sequence ATGAGGGCCATCTGCCCGGGATCGTTCGACCCGGTCACCCACGGGCACCTGGACATCATCGAGCGGGCCGCGCAGATGTTCGGCGAGGTCGTCGTGGCCGTGGGTCGCAACAGCGCCAAGAACTACCTGTTCACCCCCGACGAGCGCGCGGCGATGATCGCCGAGGCCACCGCCCACCTGCCCAACGTGCGGGTGGAGATGCTCGAGGGCCTCCTGGTCGACTTCTGCCGCGACCGCGACATCGACGTGATCGTCAAGGGCCTGCGCTTCGCCAGCGACTTCGAGTTCGAGCTGCAGATGGCCCAGATGAACTTCGCGCTGTCCGGCATCGAGACGATCATGCTGCCCACCGCGGCCCGCTGGGCGCACCTGAGTTCGACCATGATTCGCGAAGTTGCGAAGCTGGGCGGTGACGTGTCCCAGTTCGTGACCGCCGACGTCGCGGACCGCATCCGGGCCAGGACGGCCCCCGTCGAAGGAGGAACGGCATGA